From the genome of Gammaproteobacteria bacterium, one region includes:
- the adk gene encoding adenylate kinase: protein MRVMLLGSPGVGKGTQAKFICEQYHIPQISTGNILRAAIQSGSELGIMAKSYSDRGELVPDEVVCSIVKERLAEPDCRTGFLLDGFPRTIPQAEALLTIGVILDYVVVLEAPIDEIVVRLTGRRFHLTSGRTYHVLFDQPKVPGLDDVTGEPLVQRDDDKEDVVRNRLQVYERQTAPLIDFYRQQAAKGKVNIAFVSGIGDIDEVKANILKILSK, encoded by the coding sequence AGGCTAAGTTTATTTGCGAGCAATACCATATTCCACAAATTTCAACCGGTAATATTCTTCGTGCAGCGATTCAATCCGGCTCTGAACTCGGGATTATGGCAAAAAGCTATTCTGATCGAGGTGAGTTAGTGCCCGATGAGGTAGTTTGTTCTATTGTCAAAGAGCGTTTGGCGGAACCCGACTGTCGAACAGGATTTTTGCTCGATGGATTTCCTAGGACAATACCGCAGGCAGAAGCATTACTGACGATCGGAGTGATTTTAGACTATGTTGTGGTGCTTGAAGCGCCAATAGACGAAATAGTTGTGCGCTTAACAGGACGGCGTTTCCATTTAACTTCGGGCCGTACGTATCATGTTTTGTTTGATCAGCCCAAAGTGCCTGGCTTGGATGATGTCACCGGAGAGCCTTTGGTGCAGCGAGACGATGATAAAGAAGATGTTGTGAGGAACCGTTTACAAGTCTATGAACGACAAACAGCGCCCTTAATTGATTTTTATCGCCAACAAGCTGCGAAAGGTAAGGTAAATATTGCCTTTGTATCCGGGATAGGCGATATCGACGAAGTGAAAGCGAATATTTTAAAAATTTTATCAAAGTAA